The following proteins come from a genomic window of Candidatus Thermoplasmatota archaeon:
- a CDS encoding threonine aldolase family protein gives MIDLRSDTVTTPTPAMRDAMRDAAVGNAAWGEDPTVNALEAASAEAVGKEAAMFVVSGTMANQLAVRTFAARKLTPQIILDRRSHLFQNEAGGLGAFAGVQTLALESDRGALRPAEVAQALEESGRLKAETALVACENTHNHHGGRAVPVENLAAVAKLAHEHGVPAYLDGARLFNAAVALGVDARAIAQPFDAVMFCFSKGLSAPMGSVLCGSAAFIADARRVRQSIGGALRQAGVVAAPALLSLRTMRARLAEDHARAGRLAKGLAGVEGVKLVYPAETNIVVVDVAALGGAAEVAAALAKEGVRADVRNARELRLVTHREIGDLEVEAALAAFGRVAAAAQRAG, from the coding sequence CGACGCGATGCGCGACGCCGCGGTCGGCAACGCCGCGTGGGGCGAGGACCCGACGGTGAACGCGCTCGAAGCCGCCTCCGCCGAGGCCGTCGGCAAGGAGGCCGCGATGTTCGTCGTCTCTGGCACGATGGCGAACCAGCTCGCCGTGCGCACCTTCGCCGCGCGCAAGCTCACGCCGCAGATCATCCTCGACCGCAGGAGCCACCTCTTCCAGAACGAGGCGGGCGGTCTCGGCGCGTTTGCGGGCGTGCAGACGCTCGCGCTCGAATCCGACCGCGGCGCGCTCCGTCCCGCGGAGGTCGCGCAGGCCCTGGAGGAGAGCGGCCGCCTCAAGGCCGAAACGGCGCTCGTCGCCTGCGAGAACACGCACAACCACCACGGGGGCCGCGCCGTGCCCGTCGAGAACCTCGCCGCCGTCGCGAAGCTCGCGCACGAGCATGGCGTCCCGGCGTACCTCGACGGCGCGCGCCTCTTCAACGCGGCCGTCGCGCTCGGCGTGGACGCGCGCGCGATCGCGCAACCGTTCGACGCCGTCATGTTCTGCTTCTCGAAGGGCCTCAGCGCTCCGATGGGCTCCGTGCTCTGCGGGAGCGCCGCCTTCATCGCCGACGCGCGCCGCGTGCGGCAGTCCATCGGCGGCGCCTTGCGCCAGGCGGGCGTCGTCGCGGCCCCCGCGCTCCTAAGCCTCCGCACGATGCGCGCCCGCCTCGCGGAGGACCACGCGCGCGCCGGGCGCCTCGCGAAGGGCCTCGCGGGCGTCGAAGGCGTCAAGCTTGTCTACCCCGCGGAGACCAACATCGTCGTCGTCGACGTCGCGGCCCTGGGCGGCGCGGCGGAGGTCGCGGCGGCCCTCGCGAAGGAGGGCGTGCGCGCGGACGTCCGCAACGCGCGCGAACTCCGCCTCGTCACGCACCGCGAGATCGGCGACCTCGAGGTCGAGGCCGCGCTCGCGGCGTTCGGGCGGGTGGCGGCCGCCGCCCAGCGCGCAGGTTGA